One segment of Capnocytophaga sp. oral taxon 878 DNA contains the following:
- a CDS encoding 3-hydroxyacyl-ACP dehydratase: MLKDFYRLDSLEQQDAEHYLCRITLNAEHSIFEGHFPDNPITPGVCMMQIIKNITEEITGKSLFLAKTVNVKFMALINPKINPELQISLHIISEGDEVIVKSITNMGDTVALKLTNTYKIVI, encoded by the coding sequence ATATTAAAAGATTTTTATAGACTGGACTCTTTGGAGCAGCAAGATGCAGAGCACTACCTTTGTAGAATAACCCTGAATGCAGAGCACTCTATTTTTGAGGGGCATTTTCCTGATAATCCGATAACACCAGGGGTGTGTATGATGCAGATTATTAAGAATATTACAGAAGAGATTACTGGGAAGAGCTTGTTTTTGGCAAAGACGGTGAATGTGAAATTTATGGCACTTATAAACCCGAAAATAAATCCTGAGTTACAAATTAGTCTGCATATAATAAGTGAAGGGGATGAGGTAATAGTGAAAAGTATAACTAATATGGGAGATACGGTAGCCTTAAAGCTTACAAACACCTATAAGATAGTAATTTAA
- a CDS encoding outer membrane lipoprotein carrier protein LolA: MRRIILYISLCLPLMGAAQVLTEAQIRDFKAQAIAKNKAIETMQADFVQKKHLDFMSKDIETFGKMAFAKPDRLNWQYTKPYQYRIIFQKNNIKVNDGGKVSEMKADNKVFKKINNLIVSTISGDMFAEKDFKMSFSKAQGVTQVRLLPTDKTLLKYVSEIYLYFGNDYVVERVKLIEPTSDYTEILFSNKKLNSPIDEAHFKM; encoded by the coding sequence ATGAGAAGAATTATATTATATATTAGCCTGTGCCTACCCTTGATGGGAGCTGCACAAGTGCTTACAGAAGCCCAAATACGCGACTTTAAGGCACAAGCCATAGCCAAAAACAAGGCTATAGAAACGATGCAAGCAGACTTTGTACAGAAAAAGCATTTGGACTTTATGAGTAAGGATATTGAGACTTTTGGGAAGATGGCTTTTGCGAAGCCCGACCGCCTAAACTGGCAGTATACGAAGCCTTACCAGTACCGTATCATCTTTCAGAAAAACAATATCAAAGTTAATGATGGAGGAAAAGTATCGGAGATGAAAGCCGATAACAAGGTGTTTAAAAAGATAAACAACCTGATAGTGAGTACGATTAGTGGAGATATGTTTGCTGAAAAGGATTTTAAGATGAGCTTTAGCAAGGCACAAGGGGTAACCCAAGTGCGATTACTGCCAACAGATAAAACGCTACTGAAATACGTGAGTGAAATATATCTTTACTTTGGGAATGATTATGTGGTAGAGAGGGTGAAACTTATAGAACCGACAAGTGATTACACCGAAATACTATTCAGCAATAAAAAACTAAATAGCCCAATAGATGAAGCACATTTTAAAATGTAG
- a CDS encoding polysaccharide deacetylase family protein, whose amino-acid sequence MVLIVLLLGFVSWGVFDIRLSFFTPTQWHLKNRPAKKVVLTFDDGPSEYTSAFLDLLEKYKVKAVFFCIGEQVEKYPEVVRRMVAEGHVVGNHTFTHKPKNIFKKQALAEEIRDTDEALKKVGVVTELFRPPFGITSPPVAGAIALTGKKAIGWDIRSLDTVIKDEERLYRRIVGKLSNGNIILMHDRLGHTLKVLERLLQYLKDNNYTVTNDLE is encoded by the coding sequence TTGGTATTGATAGTTTTGCTTTTGGGGTTTGTTTCGTGGGGTGTGTTTGATATTAGGCTCTCATTTTTTACTCCGACCCAATGGCACTTAAAGAATAGGCCAGCTAAAAAGGTTGTTTTGACTTTTGACGATGGGCCATCGGAGTATACGTCTGCTTTTTTGGATTTGTTAGAAAAGTATAAGGTAAAGGCTGTGTTTTTCTGTATAGGCGAGCAGGTGGAAAAATATCCTGAGGTAGTGAGACGTATGGTGGCAGAAGGGCACGTGGTAGGGAACCACACCTTTACCCATAAGCCTAAGAATATTTTTAAGAAGCAGGCGTTAGCGGAAGAGATTCGGGATACGGATGAGGCACTGAAGAAGGTAGGAGTGGTAACGGAGCTTTTTCGTCCGCCCTTTGGTATTACAAGTCCGCCGGTGGCAGGTGCTATTGCGCTCACGGGGAAGAAGGCAATAGGTTGGGATATAAGATCATTGGATACGGTTATTAAAGATGAGGAGCGGCTTTATAGGCGTATAGTGGGCAAACTAAGTAACGGCAATATCATACTAATGCACGACCGACTGGGGCATACACTTAAAGTTTTGGAACGCTTATTGCAATACCTGAAAGATAATAATTACACTGTTACAAACGATTTGGAATGA
- a CDS encoding DUF2931 family protein, with the protein MPEFHVQISHPDNKYRITPIKDYILTLEETPAGLPYGSSSGRWADSGARWTEQLGTPIGADIVYYSNYEDVFYHLKADFPVDYMKEMSQRAYFIYEPKNFEGNLPQYIDLREKRSYFSQVNFTGTVCNEFDNLIFGFAPKGMVVVWLGYGPTRIELARYQAELVKDEKLIKEYEDRLATMYYNVSRKDKYEIHKEIHGEKVSKATPERWDNYRKKYKLKVVISSENKGFRVFRISTEYFNGEKRITLCPYMTSPKAEERAIPEMMRFIFETAKGASYNCEVFFDWDKLHTILEKNPTDEHTLEVKLNATSTDLEVFLDGEPIKTEGQYIRKNDDGDFVFKDSYK; encoded by the coding sequence ATGCCTGAATTTCACGTACAAATATCGCACCCTGATAATAAATATCGAATAACCCCTATAAAGGATTATATCTTAACCTTAGAAGAAACTCCTGCTGGTTTGCCCTATGGCTCCTCTTCGGGGCGTTGGGCAGATTCTGGTGCTAGGTGGACAGAACAACTGGGTACCCCTATAGGGGCAGATATAGTCTACTATTCTAATTATGAGGATGTTTTTTACCACTTAAAGGCAGACTTTCCCGTAGATTATATGAAGGAAATGAGCCAACGTGCGTATTTTATCTATGAGCCAAAAAACTTTGAGGGGAACCTTCCCCAGTACATAGATCTTAGGGAAAAACGCAGTTATTTTTCTCAGGTTAATTTTACGGGAACAGTTTGTAATGAGTTTGATAACCTCATTTTTGGTTTTGCCCCTAAGGGGATGGTAGTAGTGTGGTTGGGCTATGGACCTACCCGTATAGAACTGGCGAGATACCAAGCTGAGCTTGTTAAAGATGAAAAGCTCATCAAAGAGTATGAAGATAGATTAGCAACTATGTATTATAACGTTAGTAGGAAAGATAAGTATGAAATACATAAAGAAATACATGGTGAAAAAGTGTCAAAAGCAACTCCTGAGAGATGGGATAATTATCGTAAAAAGTACAAACTAAAGGTGGTAATTTCGTCCGAAAATAAAGGATTTAGAGTGTTTCGCATCAGTACAGAATATTTCAATGGAGAAAAAAGAATCACCTTATGCCCTTATATGACTTCTCCTAAGGCTGAGGAACGAGCTATCCCTGAGATGATGCGTTTTATATTTGAAACAGCCAAAGGTGCCTCCTATAATTGTGAAGTTTTTTTTGATTGGGACAAACTTCATACAATTTTAGAAAAAAATCCAACAGACGAGCACACTTTAGAAGTCAAGCTAAATGCTACCTCCACCGATTTAGAAGTGTTTTTAGATGGAGAACCAATAAAAACAGAAGGGCAATATATCAGAAAAAATGATGATGGAGACTTTGTCTTTAAAGATTCGTATAAATAG
- a CDS encoding DUF4280 domain-containing protein gives MPNPIIDSTQLQCNQGTQISTLKVTSQTFISIKDKLQATEGDKEANINIKPFALCKLKPTFFGYQPCVPTPIKWENTSPFEIDGQKELLDCSTCRCAVGGIISVVKSEQDFVSE, from the coding sequence ATGCCAAACCCAATTATAGATAGCACCCAATTGCAGTGTAATCAAGGTACTCAGATAAGTACTTTAAAAGTTACAAGTCAGACCTTTATAAGTATAAAGGACAAATTACAAGCTACAGAAGGAGATAAAGAGGCTAATATAAATATAAAACCTTTTGCTTTATGTAAACTAAAACCGACTTTCTTCGGGTATCAACCTTGTGTACCTACACCCATTAAATGGGAAAATACCTCACCTTTTGAAATTGATGGACAAAAAGAACTATTAGATTGCTCAACTTGCAGGTGTGCAGTGGGAGGAATTATCTCAGTAGTAAAATCAGAACAAGACTTTGTAAGTGAATAA
- a CDS encoding M949_RS01915 family surface polysaccharide biosynthesis protein, translating into MNIHFKILFTICSIFICTMSIAQEDKNYRETSLTEIEIKKLFPVEVLEQIGVEFPIFRVYPFEDKDGKQYLILTEKVTKGNIQDENSLKQSIKAFNVSFEEDKTVKVRWTITDYIDETEKSIGFWTQYLNLKDLDNDGFVDPIVVYGTKSNYGKGFEEGRVKIIIYHLGKKIAIRQQNSSLDDGRLTQVDQSFDALPLGIKKKVCDMIGILEDRGYSLFTTEVKNQIKKSLKGEGKVVFSSDKGETIDEFLQRAKKAALSDVELQKMINFPLRVRGLDENLNVFEDKFYSFAEIKDNIMLYDAIFKDGLLSAVSISRGDCHKFKDKNCFVIKSTEIVAPIEVVLLKKGKRYIIVGIIILTA; encoded by the coding sequence ATGAACATACATTTTAAGATATTATTTACTATTTGTAGTATATTCATTTGTACTATGAGTATAGCACAAGAGGATAAAAATTATAGAGAGACATCTCTGACAGAAATAGAAATAAAAAAGCTTTTCCCTGTTGAGGTATTGGAGCAGATAGGAGTTGAATTTCCTATATTTAGGGTGTATCCTTTTGAGGATAAAGATGGCAAGCAGTATTTGATTCTTACTGAAAAGGTGACAAAAGGGAATATACAGGACGAAAATAGTTTGAAGCAGTCTATAAAAGCTTTTAACGTATCTTTTGAAGAGGATAAGACTGTAAAAGTGCGATGGACTATTACTGATTACATTGACGAAACAGAGAAATCTATTGGGTTTTGGACGCAATATCTGAATTTGAAAGATTTAGATAATGATGGCTTTGTAGATCCGATTGTAGTGTATGGAACGAAATCAAACTATGGGAAAGGCTTTGAAGAAGGAAGAGTAAAAATCATTATCTATCATCTTGGAAAGAAAATAGCTATTCGTCAGCAAAATTCGTCGTTAGATGACGGCAGACTTACCCAAGTGGATCAAAGTTTTGATGCCTTGCCTTTGGGTATCAAGAAAAAGGTGTGTGATATGATTGGGATTCTGGAGGATAGGGGGTACTCTTTGTTTACTACAGAGGTAAAAAATCAAATTAAAAAGTCGTTGAAAGGAGAGGGTAAAGTTGTATTTTCTTCTGATAAAGGTGAAACCATTGATGAATTTTTACAAAGAGCCAAAAAAGCAGCTCTATCTGATGTTGAATTACAAAAGATGATAAATTTTCCGTTACGAGTAAGGGGACTTGATGAAAATTTAAATGTTTTTGAGGATAAATTTTATTCTTTTGCTGAAATAAAGGACAACATAATGCTATATGATGCTATTTTTAAGGACGGGTTACTTTCAGCGGTTAGTATTTCTCGTGGAGATTGCCATAAGTTTAAAGATAAAAACTGCTTTGTAATAAAATCAACGGAAATTGTTGCTCCTATTGAAGTTGTTCTTTTGAAAAAAGGCAAACGGTATATAATAGTAGGAATAATAATATTAACGGCATAA
- a CDS encoding beta-ketoacyl synthase N-terminal-like domain-containing protein produces MKSYINGAACISVQATFLADTFLEGALPVAADEVCYAAEPSYKEYIAPNASRRMAKGVKMGIATAAEALKEANLTTPEAIFVGTGMGCVQDSEKFLTALLDNNEAHLTPTAFIQSTHNTVGGQIALLLQCKGENLTYVNGAVSFESALLAARMQMEQETVGTALVGGVDEHSPHTVFLHDLVGLNQKGEGAAFFALSGEESATTYGQLVDVALYNELTGDEQEMMLHSFLFRNELTLADIDLVLTGEATPPNWGRPTYAYKNLSGEYYTASAFGFWLACQVLRCQRIPSVAGLPVSSPIRHILLVNSYLGKDFSFVLLKK; encoded by the coding sequence ATGAAATCTTATATTAATGGTGCAGCCTGCATATCGGTGCAAGCTACTTTTTTAGCGGATACTTTTCTTGAAGGAGCTTTGCCAGTAGCAGCAGATGAAGTGTGTTATGCTGCCGAACCTTCATATAAAGAATATATAGCCCCTAATGCTAGTAGGCGTATGGCTAAGGGTGTGAAGATGGGTATTGCTACTGCTGCTGAAGCCCTAAAAGAAGCAAACCTTACAACCCCTGAGGCTATTTTTGTAGGTACGGGTATGGGCTGTGTGCAAGACTCGGAGAAATTTTTGACTGCGCTGCTTGATAACAATGAAGCACACCTTACACCTACAGCTTTTATACAATCAACACATAATACAGTGGGAGGGCAAATAGCCCTTTTGCTACAATGCAAGGGTGAGAACCTTACTTATGTGAATGGAGCAGTATCATTTGAGTCGGCATTACTGGCGGCGAGGATGCAGATGGAGCAAGAGACTGTAGGGACAGCCTTAGTAGGAGGAGTGGATGAACACAGTCCGCATACTGTTTTTTTGCACGATTTGGTAGGTTTGAACCAAAAGGGAGAAGGAGCGGCTTTTTTTGCTCTGTCGGGAGAGGAAAGTGCTACTACTTATGGGCAGCTGGTGGATGTAGCCCTTTATAATGAATTAACTGGGGATGAGCAAGAGATGATGCTTCATAGTTTTTTGTTTAGGAATGAGCTTACCCTTGCTGATATAGATTTGGTGCTTACAGGAGAGGCTACCCCGCCCAACTGGGGGCGCCCTACTTATGCTTATAAAAATCTTAGCGGGGAGTATTACACCGCTTCGGCTTTTGGCTTTTGGCTTGCTTGCCAAGTGCTTAGGTGCCAGCGAATTCCTTCGGTAGCGGGGCTACCGGTATCAAGCCCTATAAGGCATATATTGTTAGTGAACTCATACTTGGGGAAAGATTTTAGTTTTGTATTATTAAAGAAATAG
- the ccsA gene encoding cytochrome c biogenesis protein: MTVLFIAFAISMAVGTFIESNYDTDTARIWVYNTWWFEAIMLLFVFNFIGNIKRYNLLRKENWAVLFLHLSWVFIIVGAGVTRYFGDEGTISLREGETTYTYLSDRTYITVMVDGGYQQKLRKKKQKEVLFSSHTSNSYQWSSDFKGKPFSVTYKSFKPMGKDMNVLVLEVASGGERKEVTLIQKRGLIHPPVTVSLNDLVFRLSYGAREVMMPFSITLNKFIAEKYPGTENSYASFKSKVTISGSGGKDSFGYDIYMNHILNYKGYRLFQSSFHPDEEGTVLSVNRDYWGTLLTYIGYILLFGSLLAFMFVGKSRFRKLNQQLKELNHKRLITIFFFLISVMAIGQTPMLVPDKEHAAKFGAMLIQDDGRFKPVNTFSSELLRKLSKHDTYKGLTSDQVLLSMLVSPQVWYEADIVYVKKANDSLHRFLGVAEGAKWIKPKDFFDAQGQYKLTPLLADIYHTNTPNQFQKDFKEVDQRIGLLNRALSGDIFKVFPLPNDTNYKWISQREYLRDTLQISNGQYQQFVKNALPAYLLLVQQGIETGDYSKAEKVLEQIKLQQEFYTAEVLPSVTKVQTELWYNRVNIFERLFQAYLYIGTALFVVLLWHIFWTKRIFRILTKVGIGLLWVCFVLHTAGLIVRWYLSGHAPFSDAYESMIYVGWTAIGAGLFFSKRSPLTVAATAFVTSMILMIAHWNWMDPAIATLQPVLNSYWLMLHVAVIVGSYGPFALGMLLGAINLLLMTLTTKKNAHKLDLIQRELGIVNELALTVGLVMLTIGNFLGGMWANESWGRYWGWDPKETWALISIMIYALVIHLRLIPHWRGRWIFNFMSVVAFGSILMTYFGVNFYLTGMHSYATGEKIITPAFVYYAVGIVLLLGIVSYIRAKQNRNNMTKN; the protein is encoded by the coding sequence ATGACAGTGCTTTTTATTGCCTTTGCTATATCAATGGCAGTAGGAACTTTTATTGAAAGCAACTATGATACTGATACAGCACGTATCTGGGTGTATAACACTTGGTGGTTTGAGGCAATAATGCTTCTTTTTGTGTTCAATTTTATAGGAAATATCAAGCGTTATAACTTGCTTAGAAAAGAGAATTGGGCAGTTCTTTTTTTACATCTTTCGTGGGTGTTTATTATAGTAGGGGCAGGTGTTACCCGTTATTTTGGTGATGAAGGGACTATCTCTTTGCGTGAGGGTGAAACTACTTATACTTATCTGTCAGATCGTACTTATATTACAGTAATGGTAGATGGAGGCTATCAGCAGAAATTGCGTAAAAAGAAACAAAAAGAGGTGCTTTTTTCTTCACACACCTCTAATAGTTATCAGTGGTCATCAGATTTTAAAGGGAAACCTTTTAGTGTTACTTACAAATCATTTAAGCCAATGGGCAAGGATATGAATGTATTAGTGCTAGAAGTAGCTTCGGGGGGTGAGCGCAAAGAGGTTACCCTTATACAGAAGCGTGGCTTAATACATCCTCCTGTTACTGTAAGTCTTAATGACTTAGTTTTTAGACTTAGTTATGGTGCCCGCGAGGTGATGATGCCTTTTAGTATTACTCTTAATAAATTTATAGCTGAAAAATACCCTGGTACAGAAAATAGCTATGCTTCCTTTAAAAGTAAAGTAACCATTAGTGGTAGTGGAGGAAAGGACTCTTTTGGTTATGATATTTATATGAACCACATACTAAACTATAAAGGTTACCGCCTTTTTCAATCGTCTTTTCATCCTGATGAAGAAGGTACCGTGCTTTCTGTAAATCGTGATTATTGGGGTACATTACTTACCTATATAGGTTATATACTACTTTTTGGTAGTTTGCTAGCGTTTATGTTTGTAGGCAAATCAAGGTTTAGGAAACTGAACCAGCAGCTTAAAGAATTGAATCATAAAAGACTGATTACCATTTTCTTTTTCCTCATCTCGGTAATGGCAATAGGACAGACGCCAATGTTAGTGCCTGATAAAGAACACGCCGCTAAGTTTGGGGCTATGCTTATCCAAGATGATGGACGTTTTAAACCTGTAAATACTTTTTCGTCTGAACTTTTGCGAAAGCTAAGCAAGCACGATACTTATAAAGGCTTAACATCAGACCAAGTGCTACTTTCAATGTTAGTATCACCCCAAGTGTGGTATGAGGCCGATATAGTGTATGTAAAGAAAGCTAATGACAGCTTGCATCGCTTTTTGGGGGTGGCAGAAGGTGCAAAATGGATAAAGCCTAAGGATTTTTTTGATGCACAAGGGCAATACAAACTCACACCACTACTAGCAGACATCTATCATACCAATACCCCTAACCAGTTTCAGAAAGATTTTAAAGAGGTAGACCAGCGTATTGGTCTACTTAATAGAGCACTGAGTGGTGATATTTTTAAGGTATTCCCTTTGCCTAATGATACTAACTACAAATGGATTTCGCAACGAGAATATTTGCGTGATACTCTTCAAATAAGTAATGGACAATACCAACAGTTTGTGAAAAATGCGTTGCCTGCTTATCTTCTGTTAGTGCAGCAGGGTATAGAAACTGGTGATTATAGCAAGGCAGAAAAGGTATTGGAACAAATTAAACTGCAACAAGAGTTTTACACAGCAGAAGTTTTGCCTTCAGTAACTAAAGTGCAAACTGAATTATGGTACAATCGGGTTAATATATTTGAGAGGCTTTTTCAGGCTTACTTGTACATAGGAACAGCACTATTTGTGGTATTGCTATGGCATATTTTCTGGACAAAGCGCATTTTTAGGATACTTACGAAAGTAGGTATTGGCTTACTATGGGTGTGCTTTGTTTTGCATACTGCAGGGCTGATAGTGCGGTGGTATTTATCGGGACACGCACCTTTTAGCGATGCTTATGAGAGTATGATATATGTAGGCTGGACAGCAATAGGGGCAGGTTTGTTTTTTTCAAAGCGTTCGCCGCTTACAGTAGCTGCTACTGCTTTTGTAACATCTATGATACTGATGATAGCCCATTGGAACTGGATGGATCCGGCGATAGCTACTCTTCAGCCTGTACTTAATAGCTATTGGCTGATGCTACACGTGGCTGTGATAGTAGGTAGTTATGGACCTTTTGCTTTAGGAATGCTTTTAGGGGCTATCAATCTTTTGCTGATGACACTAACAACTAAAAAGAATGCTCATAAATTAGACCTTATACAACGAGAACTAGGTATTGTAAATGAATTAGCCCTTACTGTAGGGCTTGTAATGCTTACCATAGGTAACTTTTTGGGAGGTATGTGGGCTAATGAAAGCTGGGGACGCTACTGGGGATGGGATCCTAAGGAAACATGGGCGCTTATTAGCATTATGATTTATGCTTTGGTAATACACTTACGATTAATACCTCATTGGCGTGGGCGATGGATATTCAACTTTATGAGTGTGGTGGCTTTTGGGAGTATACTAATGACTTATTTTGGGGTGAATTTTTACCTTACCGGTATGCATAGCTATGCTACGGGAGAGAAAATTATTACTCCGGCTTTTGTGTATTACGCGGTGGGAATAGTGCTATTATTGGGAATAGTATCATACATACGAGCCAAGCAAAATAGAAACAATATGACAAAGAACTAA
- a CDS encoding co-chaperone YbbN has protein sequence MEKFGDIINVNTPVLICFYSEGIENSLRMNAVLQKIVTTLKNRIKVVKVDINRNKELSNALKISSIPTVIIFNNLSLIWRGEGFQDSEVLLMELNKFL, from the coding sequence ATGGAAAAATTTGGTGATATAATAAATGTAAACACCCCTGTACTTATTTGTTTCTATTCAGAAGGAATAGAAAATTCATTGCGTATGAACGCTGTATTACAAAAAATAGTAACTACCCTTAAAAACCGTATAAAGGTAGTAAAAGTAGATATTAATAGAAATAAAGAGCTAAGCAACGCCTTAAAAATAAGTTCAATCCCTACTGTAATTATATTTAATAACCTCAGCCTTATATGGCGTGGAGAGGGCTTTCAGGACAGTGAAGTACTACTAATGGAACTCAATAAATTCTTGTAG
- a CDS encoding DUF3810 domain-containing protein, translating to MERKKVRRYSLWAIYVAIWLVFRNFPTFTECFYSNGIYPYIAKILHLAFGWVPFSFGDVLYTLFIIGAIGATIRHFSKIWQNPLWVLDKVVGKLISVTFAFFFLWGFNYFRMPLAQQLEVNTQYSQQQLYQATEACIARANALHLRLADNDSSKVVIPFTNREIYRIASESYPLNITNIADFKAIKSVKSSLYSTLLTYMGYSGYLNPFTNEAQVNSQMVGYSIPVTACHEIAHQMGYAAEEEANYLGYLAAMKANNPYFKYSAELFALRCFLNEVAVLSPEKYDEFRSKVRQGIFENYKEVRLFWQQYKNKAEPIFKSSYDAFLKANKQVQGINSYDLVTGLLIPHYL from the coding sequence ATGGAAAGGAAGAAAGTACGCCGCTATAGTTTATGGGCTATATATGTAGCTATTTGGTTGGTATTTCGTAACTTTCCTACTTTTACCGAGTGCTTTTATAGTAATGGTATCTATCCTTATATAGCCAAAATTTTGCACTTGGCTTTTGGGTGGGTACCCTTTTCATTTGGCGATGTGCTCTATACGCTTTTCATAATAGGAGCGATAGGCGCTACCATAAGGCATTTTAGTAAAATATGGCAAAACCCCTTATGGGTATTAGATAAGGTAGTAGGTAAGCTTATAAGTGTTACTTTTGCTTTTTTCTTTCTATGGGGGTTTAATTATTTTAGGATGCCTTTGGCACAGCAATTAGAAGTGAATACACAATATTCTCAGCAGCAGTTGTACCAAGCTACAGAGGCTTGTATAGCCCGAGCCAATGCCCTACATTTGCGCCTCGCCGATAATGATAGTAGTAAGGTTGTAATTCCTTTTACCAACCGAGAAATTTATCGTATTGCATCCGAAAGTTATCCCTTAAATATCACCAATATAGCTGATTTTAAGGCTATCAAAAGTGTGAAGTCATCATTATATAGCACCCTACTTACCTATATGGGCTACAGCGGCTATCTAAATCCTTTTACTAATGAAGCTCAAGTAAATAGCCAGATGGTAGGTTATAGCATTCCGGTTACAGCTTGTCATGAAATAGCGCACCAAATGGGTTATGCTGCCGAAGAAGAAGCTAATTATTTAGGTTATTTAGCAGCTATGAAAGCTAATAACCCTTATTTTAAATATAGTGCCGAACTTTTTGCTTTACGTTGTTTCTTAAATGAAGTAGCAGTTCTCTCTCCTGAAAAGTATGATGAGTTTAGAAGTAAGGTGCGTCAAGGTATTTTTGAGAATTATAAGGAAGTACGTCTTTTTTGGCAACAGTATAAAAATAAAGCTGAACCTATTTTTAAGTCCAGCTATGATGCTTTTTTAAAAGCTAACAAACAAGTGCAAGGCATTAATAGTTATGATTTAGTTACGGGGTTACTAATACCTCATTATCTTTAG
- a CDS encoding DUF2911 domain-containing protein: MKKILIITGLLLSVATYAQNFSYPMASPRQVITQQFSVSQITVDYGRPSVRGRKIFGELVPYGKVWRVGANQATSISFLQPVKFGGKPVKKGEYAIFVTPEANQWKIVLNYDADAWGAYSYDPNENAIEFTVPVTQTKELQESLEFSFETLSNEKLNLVIRWEYVKVEIPIEIDKKETIDKIVEQLKEVKQFERDLEGKDDKK, encoded by the coding sequence ATGAAGAAAATCTTAATTATAACAGGCTTGTTGTTAAGTGTAGCTACTTATGCACAGAATTTTAGCTACCCTATGGCAAGCCCTCGGCAGGTAATTACCCAGCAGTTCTCCGTAAGCCAAATCACAGTTGATTATGGTCGCCCTAGTGTACGCGGTCGTAAAATATTTGGTGAGTTAGTACCCTATGGTAAAGTATGGCGTGTAGGGGCCAATCAGGCTACAAGTATCAGCTTTTTACAGCCAGTAAAGTTTGGCGGTAAGCCCGTTAAAAAAGGTGAGTATGCTATTTTCGTAACCCCCGAGGCCAACCAATGGAAGATAGTACTTAACTATGATGCCGATGCTTGGGGCGCTTATAGCTATGACCCTAATGAAAACGCTATTGAGTTCACTGTACCAGTAACCCAAACCAAAGAGCTGCAAGAGTCCTTAGAGTTTTCTTTTGAAACACTATCCAATGAAAAACTCAATTTAGTAATACGCTGGGAATATGTAAAAGTTGAAATCCCTATTGAAATAGATAAGAAAGAAACTATTGATAAAATAGTGGAGCAACTCAAAGAAGTAAAACAATTTGAAAGAGATTTAGAAGGTAAAGACGATAAAAAATAA
- a CDS encoding porin family protein: MNLNIIKKIFTMLLLTVGVTSLYGQFKTPMINLEHFDDRRFQWGYYFGANTFDFKIDYKELNYQTERLREIQTEKKIGFNVGLTGQVHLIKYLDLRIEPGLVYNKRVLTFPGFTENRDIVREVPSTYIYIPLLLKFSAARWYNVKPYVSAGASVVFNLSSNASLAIDNAERTFRSSKNVFFYELGFGFDFYTHYFRVSPSIRALFSVNNELIPDNNPASPWTGNLNGLKTRGFLINLNFE, encoded by the coding sequence ATGAATTTGAATATAATAAAGAAAATTTTTACAATGCTACTCCTCACCGTAGGGGTAACTAGTTTGTATGGGCAATTCAAAACCCCTATGATTAACTTGGAGCACTTTGATGACAGGCGCTTCCAATGGGGGTATTATTTTGGCGCCAACACCTTCGATTTTAAAATCGATTATAAAGAACTAAATTACCAAACCGAGCGCCTACGTGAAATACAAACCGAAAAGAAAATAGGCTTCAATGTAGGACTTACAGGGCAAGTACACCTCATCAAGTACCTCGACCTGCGTATCGAGCCCGGTTTGGTCTATAACAAGCGCGTATTAACCTTCCCTGGCTTTACCGAAAATCGCGATATAGTTCGTGAAGTACCCTCTACATACATTTACATTCCTCTCTTGCTCAAGTTTAGTGCAGCACGTTGGTACAATGTGAAGCCTTATGTTTCAGCAGGAGCATCAGTAGTATTTAACCTTAGTAGCAATGCAAGTTTAGCTATTGATAACGCCGAAAGAACTTTCCGTTCTTCCAAGAATGTATTCTTTTATGAGTTGGGCTTCGGCTTTGATTTTTATACACATTATTTTAGAGTATCTCCCTCTATAAGGGCTCTGTTCTCAGTAAATAATGAACTAATACCCGATAATAACCCCGCCAGCCCTTGGACAGGTAACCTTAATGGTCTCAAAACACGCGGTTTCTTGATAAATCTTAATTTTGAATAA